The DNA window GGCGACTGATTGATGCTTTTGTTGAAAAGCCGCCACGCCAGTATCCCCCCCGCCTGCATCGGAAACGGACGCACTTCGCACTGCTCCAGCCGCCCATCAGCGATGTTGGCGGTGGGTGCCATCCAGGCGTTGTTGCCAAACTGCCCGGCGTTGGCAAACGTCATGGAAAACAGCTCTTTCTCCGCCCCATCGACCACATACCGCTCCGGCCTGTAGCGCAGAAACGCATCGAACGAGGTGCGAATGTACGTCGGCAAGCCGCGCACCGGTTGCCGGGCGAAGGCATGGGCCACATAGGCTTCGAAGCCAAATCCCGCCGTGCAGAAAAATGGGTGATCGTTGATCGTCGCGCTGTCGATCACGACGGGCCGACCGCTGAGGGCGGCCCGCACGGCACGCTGCGGGTCGAGCGGTACGCCCAGATGCCGGGCCAGCCCGTTTCCCGACCCAATCGGTACGATACCGAGGGCGGTATTTGATTGCCGCAGGGCGCGGGCCGTTTCGTTGATAGTGCCGTCGCCCCCCACGGCCAGGACGCGGGTGATACCCCGCCTTACGGCATCGGTGGCGAGTTCGGTTGCGTGGCCGGGCCCTTCCGTCACAATCAGTTCGGGCACATAGCTGGTCGCTTCGGCCTGCCGTATGATGTAGTCGCTCAGCCGCGCTTTAGCTCCCGGAGAGGCCGTACCCGACAGCGGATTGATAATGGCCAGAACGGCCGGTAATGCAGCCATCTAGCTAAAGAAAATAAACAGCAACAAGATAAAGACCAGAATAAAGACATAGTACCAGCCATCCGAAAAGATGTACGGCTTGTAGTCCTGATAGAATTTGCGAATGGGGTTCATGAGTTGGTTCAACGTTTAAGGTTTAACGTTCAAGGTTTGTGATTCAAGGTCGTCGCAGTACCCAGCGCAACCTTGAACGTTAAACCCTAAACCTTAAACTATCGTCAGATCGCCTGCCCACCATTGACGGCCAGCACGTGACCGTTGACGAAGGATGACTCGTCGGACGCCAGGAACAGGTATGCGTTGGCGATGTCGGCGGGCTGACCGATGCGCCGGGCAGGAATCGTGGCGATGGCTTTGGCTTTCACATCTTCCGGCATAGCGTCGGTCATGGCGGTCTGGATAAAGCCGGGCGCAACAGCGTTGGCCGTGATGCCTTTCGGTCCCAGTTCTTTCGCCCACGACCGTACCATGCCGATAATGCCCGCTTTGGCGGCTGCGTAGTTGGTTTGCCCAAACGCGCCGTGTACGCCGTTGATCGACGAGGTGCAGATGATCCGGCCGTACTGCTGCTCGACCATATAGGGTGCTACGACTTTCGTGCAGTTGAACACCCCCGTCAGGTTCACGTCGATCACCTGTTGCCATTCGCCGTACGACATTTTGAGCAGGCTTTTGTCGCGCGTGATACCCGCGTTGTTGATGAGTATGTCGATGCGGCCGTAGCGATCGATCACGTCGCGGGCAGCCGCTTCGATAGCGGGCACGTCGGTGGTACTGACGGTCATAAAATCGCAGCGATAGCCCTGTTGGGTCAGCTCGCGGGCGGTGGCTTCACCGTCGGGCAGCACGTCCCAGATGATAACGGTGGCTCCTTCCTGGCAGAACCGTTCGGCGGCTCCGCGCCCGATACCGCGTGCGGCTCCGGTAATGATGGCAACCCGATTTTCAAGTCTCATGGTTTATCAATGACAACGACCGCCTTGCCAATCACCGTCCGATCGAGCAGATCGCGGAGGGCGGCAGGGGCCTCGGTTAAGGAATACTGTTTGTAAATATGCTGTTTCAGCTGCCCGTCCGTAATCCAGCGAAGCAACTGACTAAAATTCTGCATGCTCAGTTTCGGCTCACGCTGGGCAAACGCCCCCAGAACACGCCTACGATGGCCGCTCCTTTGAGCAGCGCCAGATTCAGCGGGATGCTCGGAATACTGCCCCCTGCAAAACCGACGACCAGGTACCGTCCCCGCCACGCCAGCGACCGGATGGCCGGTTCGGCAAAGCGATCACCCACGGGGTCGTACACGACGTCGACACCCTTGCCAGCGGTCAGTTCTTTGACACGCTCACGCAGGTCTTCGGTGGTGTAATTGATTGTTTCCGATGCCCCCAGCTGGCGGCAAACGGCCAGTTTCTCGTCGGTCGACGCAGCCGCGATGACCCGGGCACCCATCAGCACACCCAGTTGCACAGCCGCCAGCCCAACGCCCCCGGCAGCACCCAGCACCAACAGCGTTTCGCCGGGCTGGAGATTGGCCCGGTCTTTCAGCGCGTGGTACGACGTGCCGTAGGTATACATCGTCGACGCGGCCGTGACGAAATCCATCCCATCGGGCATGGGCAGCGTAGCATTGGCATCGGCCACGACCTGTTCGGCAAAACCACCGTAACCAGTCATAGCAAAGACGTGGTCACCGGTCTTAAACCGGGTAACCCCCTCCCCCACAGCCACTACGCGCCCAGCCACTTCACCCCCCGGCGCAAACGGCATAGGCGGTTTGATCTGGTATTTCCCTTCAATGATGAGCGTATCCGGAAAGTTGACCCCGCAGGCTTCTACATCGATCAGCACCTGTCCGGCACCGGGTTGCCGGTCGGGCAGGTCAGCTAGCGTAAGCGTTTCGGGCGGGCCATACTGCTGGCAGAGGATCGCTTTCATAGTGGAGCAGTATACGGTTTTCGGTTTACAGTTTACGGTGACTGGCGCAGTTGCGTAGCCTGGACCTGTGCGCTACACGCGCTAACAATGCACTAAACTACGCGAAAATGTGGGCAAAATGGGCACTTTTCCCGGCAAACGGGCCGTCACCTGTTTGGCAAACGCGTTGGTACTGTAGTTTTACCGAAAACCAGTTACTATGCGCTACCTGTCCGTTCTCGTACTTCTGTTACTCACGCTGCCCGGCTTTGCCCAGCAAAAAGAAACCTCCGCCGATAAAGATCGCCGGGCCATTCTGCTGATCCTGAAACAGCAAACTGTCGACTGGAACAGCGGCCGGACTGAGCGGTTTATGAATGGCTACTGGCGTTCGGATTCGCTGACGTTTGTGGGCAAAGCGGGCATCACCTACGGTTACAAAGCCACGCTCGCCAACTACAAAAAACGCTATCCCAGCCGGGCGGCTATGGGCCAGCTTAAATTCGACATTCTCCAGATCGACTTTCCGGCCCCAAACATCGCTTACGTCATCGGCGCCTACCACCTGACCCGCCCGCAGGTCGGCAATGCAGACGGCCATTTCACGCTGTTGTGGCGCAAACTAAAAGGTCAGTGGTTCATCATCAGCGACCACAGCAGTCAGGACTAGTGCGACCTCGCTCCCAACCACAGCAACCCATCCAGAATTAGCTGGTTCTGCTCGGGACTGCTAAAGGTCGACGATAGCTCCTGATTGGTACCGTGTTCGTAGTCGATGTCGTTGTGGCCCATGTTGAGGTACAGCATGCGGTACCGCTTGTTCGTCCAGACGACGGGGTAGTAGCCGCTGTGCCAGATTTCGTGCGGTTTGGGACCAGTACCAAGCGGAAAGCTCGTTGAATCGACAGCCAGCAGAATGTCGATGTCAGAGTTCTTCCGCAGGTCGTTCTGCCAGCGATACCATTCATTCGGCGACGCTTTAAACGTTCGCGGCAGGTGGCGCGTAGCGGGATGCTTCGGGTCTTCGACGCGCAGAATGGCCGAGGTCGGTCGCCAGGTGTTGCTGCCGTACTGACCCGAGCCCAAAAACGTGTCGTGGTACCAGTTCCAGTTCTGCGGATAAGTCGATGGTGTCAGGGCAAAGGCGGAAAAGTGAAAGCCCATCCAGCCCCCGCCCCGCTCCATGTATTGCTGAAATGCCGCCCGCTGCGCCGGGTCGTCGGGACGCGTGTCGAGAAACAGCACGACCTGATAGCGCGACAGGAAATTGGCGTTCAGGTTAGTCCAGTCGCTGGTTGAATCGTACTGAAAGCCGTGCTGTGCTGCCATTTTCGGAAACCAGCGGTTGGCTTCATGCACGAAGCTGATGTGCGCCTGATCGTTTTTTGCGGTGTAGAACGCGATAACCCGGAAAGACGGTTTTTTCTGCGCCTGACCGCTAATCGAGAGAAACAGCAGCGGTAAAAACAATAAGAATCGAACTATCGACATTGCTTAAAACGTATAAAACACCTGCGTTTGCAGACTGGCCCGGCCCGAAAAATACGACGAATACGTACCTTGTGGCAGGTAATAATTGAACGTTGGCTGAACGGCCAGCGACAGGTGATTGCTCATTCGGTAAATAGCCCCCACCCCGACGGTTGGCACGACCGTCACGGCATGTTTACCCGTCTTAATCCGTATCTCCTGATCGTTGCCAATGTTCAGGTAGTTTGTTGACCGAAAACTCAGTAAAGCTCCTGCCGAGAAATAGGGCGACAGTCGCCGGGTCGATGATTGAAAATTGACCAGTACCGGTACCTGAACATTACGCCCACGAGTCTGACCAACAATAAAGTCTACACTGGGTGTATTTGTCTCAACACTTGGCATATCCGTCCGGGTATAACTCATCCAGACACCTGTCGACACCGACCAGCGTGGCACAAATTCATACTTACCCATCACCCCAACCGTATACCCCCGACCAGTTATCCGACTGGAAACGTCAACAGGAATTATATTCCCGTTACTGTTACCTGGCAGTAAAAACGTCTGTTTAGCTTTTAAATAACTGTACGTTGGGGCCCCGCTGACCGACAGCGAAAACTTGCCCTGAGCAAAGCCGCTGTAGGCTGACAGCAACACCATTATGACCGCAATGACGACACCAACGACAGTTTTCATGATTCGATCGGCATAAGGTGGCAGACAGTTTAGTAACGAAACGGCCGGGGCTTGCCGCCCCCGATTTCCGGGTAAACGGACAAGCCCCCGGCCTGGTTGGAACATTGTGCCGGGTTTAACAGCATCTTAACAAAATCGCTGTCTTACAGGCACTTCGACCTTATTTAGCCGAGAAAGTATAGATCGTCGTGGTCTGGTATGTCTGACCCGGCCGCAGCACCGTCGAAGGGAAGTTGGGCTGGTTCGGCGAATCAGGATAATGCTCGGTTTCGAGGCAAAGGGCAAAGCGTTTTTTAAACGTTACACCCCGTCCTTCCAGCGTACCGTCGAGGAAGTTGCCGGTGTAGAACTGCACCGCCGGTTCGGTCGACTGCACCTCCATCACCCGGCCGCTCGTTGGCTCCATCACGGTAGCCACCTTTTTCATTGTCTTGCTGCTGTCGGTCAGCACCCAGGCGTGGTCGTAGCCACCGCCATTTTTGATCTGCACGTCGGTCGAGTCGTTGATGCTCTTGCCGATGACGCGGGGCTGGGTAAAGTCGAAGGGTGTACCGGCTACGGGTTGCAGCTGCCCGGTCGGGATCAGGTCTTTGCTGACGGGGATAAATTTGTCGGCGTAGATCGTTACGACATGATCGAGGATATCGCGCTTCACACCACCCGTCAGGTTGAAATACGTATGGTTGGTCAGGTTTACGACGGTCGGCTTATCGGTCGTGGCTTTGTAGTCGATCTTCAGCGCGTTGTCTTTTTGCAGCGTATAGGTCACTTCCACACTCAGCGCGCCGGGGTAACCTTCTTCACCATCCTTCGATACGTAGGTCAGTTTCAGCGCCGGTTCGTCGCCATCGATGGGCGTAGCCGCCCAAACGCGTTTGTCGAAGCCTTTCGCGCCACCATGCAGACTGTTGGGGCCGTTGTTGGTTGGCAGCGTATACGCCTTACCGTCGAGCGTAAATTTCCCCTTCGCAATCCGGTTGCCGTAGCGGCCGATCAGCGCCCCAAAGAACGGAACGCCTTTTTCGTAACCCGCCAGCGAATCCATTCCCAGCGTCACTTCCTCAAACTTGCCCTCCTTATCGGGGGCCGTCAGCGACACGATGGCACCGCCGTACGTAGAAATTTTGGCGGTCATACCGGCCGCGTTGTGCAGGGTGTACAGATCGACGGCCTGCCCATCCGACAGGGTTCCGAACGACGCTTTTTCGATACCGGCCTTTTGCTCAGCATCTTTCTTGGGGGAACAGCTATTCATCATCAGTAAGCCACCGGTTAGTACGGTCAGCAGAAATCGGGTTGAAACAAACATAGGAGCTTGTGTTAAGAAGGCACCGGCTTTCGGTGTGTTATCGGTTTTCTGACTCCTTAAAGGCTTTTCGCGAACGAATGTACTGACCTTGCCGGTGAATTTCTAAACAGTCGTTCAGCGGTAGAAAAGCTTTACATTCGCGTTTTACCTCAGTATTCTCAACTTTTATCATGCAACGACGCGATTTTATCCGGCAGTCAGCCCTGCTGACCGCTGGCGCTCTTACCCTCAGCCAAACCAGCCTACTGGCTGGTGCTCCTGCTAAAACCATCAGTCCATTCGGCGTACAGCTATACAGCGTACGCGACGTTATCGGCAAAGACCCCAAAGGCGTGATGACGCAGCTGGCTCAGATGGGCTATAAACAGTTTGAAAGCTACAGCGGTCAGCAGGGCTTTCTGTGGGGCATGACGCCCGCTGAGATGAAGTCATTCCTCAAGGACATCGGCGTCAATATGGTCAGCACGCACTTCAACTACGGCCAGCAGAAAGACAACGACAGCGAACTGCAAAAAAGCTTCGATATGGCGAAAGGCGCGGGCCTGACCTATATCCTCTGCCCGTACATCGGCCCGCAGAAGTCGTTCGACGACTGGAAACGCATTGCCGACCGGTTCAACGTCGTTGGCGAAATGGCCCGAAAAAGCGGGATGAAATTCGGCTATCACAACCACGACTACTCGTTCAAACCACTCGACGGCAAGATTCCGCAGGAGTACCTGCTGGCCAATACCGACCCCAAGAACGTGATGTTCGAGCTGGACCTGTGCTGGATCGACGTAGCGGGTCAGGACACCGAAGCGCACCTGAAAAAGTACGGCAAGCGCTACGAACTCTGCCACATCAAGGATTACAAGAAAGTGGATGGCAAACCCGTGCAGAACGACCTCGGCAAAGGAGCCGTCGACTTCAAAAAGACGCTGCGCGTCGCGATGGAAAACGGCATGAAGTATTACATCGTCGAGCAGGAAGAATACCCCGGTGAGGTATTGGTCAGCATGAAAAACGATGCTGAGTACATGAAGACGTTATCTGTGTAGGTGTACAGTTTTCGGTATACGGTTTACGGTGGTAATTCCCCGCTGGGCGACCGGTGCGTGATGACGCCAACTGTAAACCGTATACCGTATTTAAAACGTGATTTTCGACAGCGTTCCGTCGCCCATGCTCAGTAGGTAAGCGGTGTGATTGTCGGCCACTTTCAGGTCGGTCGGCATATTGAGGTTATCCAGAATCACGTCGCTGCTGGAGCCTTTTGCCCGTAATAACCGGCCCGTCTTTGGCGTGAATCCCTGCGCCCCGAACGTACCAAATTCGAGCACCAGATAATTACCGATTCCGTCGTTCTCAATATCGACCAGACTGTTGAACGTTTGCTGGAACACGGTGGTGTTACCCCCGAGGTCCATACGGTAGATCATCGCCTTGCCAGCCGGGAAGGGAAAACCCAGCAAGGTACTCATGGCAAACTGTCGGCTATCGTAGGTAATCCCCGTCGGAACCGACTGGATAACCGGTGGGCCAACAGGAGTTGGGTTGGGGATGCCCGGCACCGCCGTCACAACACTCAATTGCCCGGTTTTCGACCGCCTGATGACCGCATTTGCGGCTGCGTCGGCGAAATACAGTGCGCCATCGGGGCCCAGAGTCATGTTGTACAGGTGCGATTCGCCCGTGTCCTGCGCGAAGTTGTAGTCGATCACAAACTGCTGAATATTTTCCGGAGTTAGACTACTTGCGGCAACCGACGCATTACCAGCGTTGATTGAAGCAAGACTAATCGTGTACAGCCCCTTCGCGTTCAGGATGTACAGCATCCCATCGGCGGCAAGCAGGTGGTCGGTTGCATCCAGCTCGTTGTCGGGGCGTCTGAACGAGTACAGGCCCGTAACCACAGGCCGTATCGTACCGTCCGGCGCAATTTCCGATACGCGACCGTCATTGTTACCCGTTCCCTGTTCGCTCACAAAGACCCGCCCACTGGCGTCGGTTTCTACCCCAATCGGACCCACCAGCCCCCTGACCAGTGTAGTCACTGTCGGCTGGATGGGGGCGGTAAGCTGGTGATCCTGGCAACTGGAGAGAACGCACCCAGCCAGCAAAAACGGCAATACAGGAAGTTTGTAGCGCATAACATGAGTTGTTTTAAGAGGAAGTTGCGGCTGGCCTGAACCCCAGACCACCTGCTATCAAATATAAATCCCTGACAAGCAACCCACTACAATCATATTCGTAAACGGTCGAGTATGGATCGCACCCTAGAAAATCATACGCCTGCCTCCTGTCCCGGCTGTTCTGGCTTGTTGACAGTAGTACCGGCGTAACCCACTGCCCGATTCCGGCGTTATCACTAGAACCGTCTACTAGTCGCGCTGTACGCATTTCCGGCTGGCTCCCCGCGGCCACTTATGTTCGAATCGCTCTCTCTACTCGTTCTACTGCTCATTTTTGTCGTAGCCGCAGCCGTTGTCTGGTGGGCCGGTACATCACTTTCCGATACCACCGACACACTCGACAAACGCTTTAAATTGGGCGAAGCACTGGGCGGCACCATCGTACTGGCTGTCGTGACCAACCTGCCCGAAATTGCTATTACCGTCAG is part of the Spirosoma rhododendri genome and encodes:
- the fabG gene encoding 3-oxoacyl-ACP reductase FabG, translated to MRLENRVAIITGAARGIGRGAAERFCQEGATVIIWDVLPDGEATARELTQQGYRCDFMTVSTTDVPAIEAAARDVIDRYGRIDILINNAGITRDKSLLKMSYGEWQQVIDVNLTGVFNCTKVVAPYMVEQQYGRIICTSSINGVHGAFGQTNYAAAKAGIIGMVRSWAKELGPKGITANAVAPGFIQTAMTDAMPEDVKAKAIATIPARRIGQPADIANAYLFLASDESSFVNGHVLAVNGGQAI
- a CDS encoding ThuA domain-containing protein, which produces MSIVRFLLFLPLLFLSISGQAQKKPSFRVIAFYTAKNDQAHISFVHEANRWFPKMAAQHGFQYDSTSDWTNLNANFLSRYQVVLFLDTRPDDPAQRAAFQQYMERGGGWMGFHFSAFALTPSTYPQNWNWYHDTFLGSGQYGSNTWRPTSAILRVEDPKHPATRHLPRTFKASPNEWYRWQNDLRKNSDIDILLAVDSTSFPLGTGPKPHEIWHSGYYPVVWTNKRYRMLYLNMGHNDIDYEHGTNQELSSTFSSPEQNQLILDGLLWLGARSH
- a CDS encoding diacylglycerol/lipid kinase family protein → MAALPAVLAIINPLSGTASPGAKARLSDYIIRQAEATSYVPELIVTEGPGHATELATDAVRRGITRVLAVGGDGTINETARALRQSNTALGIVPIGSGNGLARHLGVPLDPQRAVRAALSGRPVVIDSATINDHPFFCTAGFGFEAYVAHAFARQPVRGLPTYIRTSFDAFLRYRPERYVVDGAEKELFSMTFANAGQFGNNAWMAPTANIADGRLEQCEVRPFPMQAGGILAWRLFNKSINQSPYWRGTSIKHATVQADRPLLIHADGEPLTLPDGRADIRILPGSLLVLL
- a CDS encoding aldose epimerase family protein — translated: MFVSTRFLLTVLTGGLLMMNSCSPKKDAEQKAGIEKASFGTLSDGQAVDLYTLHNAAGMTAKISTYGGAIVSLTAPDKEGKFEEVTLGMDSLAGYEKGVPFFGALIGRYGNRIAKGKFTLDGKAYTLPTNNGPNSLHGGAKGFDKRVWAATPIDGDEPALKLTYVSKDGEEGYPGALSVEVTYTLQKDNALKIDYKATTDKPTVVNLTNHTYFNLTGGVKRDILDHVVTIYADKFIPVSKDLIPTGQLQPVAGTPFDFTQPRVIGKSINDSTDVQIKNGGGYDHAWVLTDSSKTMKKVATVMEPTSGRVMEVQSTEPAVQFYTGNFLDGTLEGRGVTFKKRFALCLETEHYPDSPNQPNFPSTVLRPGQTYQTTTIYTFSAK
- a CDS encoding sugar phosphate isomerase/epimerase family protein is translated as MQRRDFIRQSALLTAGALTLSQTSLLAGAPAKTISPFGVQLYSVRDVIGKDPKGVMTQLAQMGYKQFESYSGQQGFLWGMTPAEMKSFLKDIGVNMVSTHFNYGQQKDNDSELQKSFDMAKGAGLTYILCPYIGPQKSFDDWKRIADRFNVVGEMARKSGMKFGYHNHDYSFKPLDGKIPQEYLLANTDPKNVMFELDLCWIDVAGQDTEAHLKKYGKRYELCHIKDYKKVDGKPVQNDLGKGAVDFKKTLRVAMENGMKYYIVEQEEYPGEVLVSMKNDAEYMKTLSV
- a CDS encoding YybH family protein, producing MRYLSVLVLLLLTLPGFAQQKETSADKDRRAILLILKQQTVDWNSGRTERFMNGYWRSDSLTFVGKAGITYGYKATLANYKKRYPSRAAMGQLKFDILQIDFPAPNIAYVIGAYHLTRPQVGNADGHFTLLWRKLKGQWFIISDHSSQD
- a CDS encoding ScyD/ScyE family protein, with the protein product MRYKLPVLPFLLAGCVLSSCQDHQLTAPIQPTVTTLVRGLVGPIGVETDASGRVFVSEQGTGNNDGRVSEIAPDGTIRPVVTGLYSFRRPDNELDATDHLLAADGMLYILNAKGLYTISLASINAGNASVAASSLTPENIQQFVIDYNFAQDTGESHLYNMTLGPDGALYFADAAANAVIRRSKTGQLSVVTAVPGIPNPTPVGPPVIQSVPTGITYDSRQFAMSTLLGFPFPAGKAMIYRMDLGGNTTVFQQTFNSLVDIENDGIGNYLVLEFGTFGAQGFTPKTGRLLRAKGSSSDVILDNLNMPTDLKVADNHTAYLLSMGDGTLSKITF
- a CDS encoding outer membrane beta-barrel protein, which gives rise to MKTVVGVVIAVIMVLLSAYSGFAQGKFSLSVSGAPTYSYLKAKQTFLLPGNSNGNIIPVDVSSRITGRGYTVGVMGKYEFVPRWSVSTGVWMSYTRTDMPSVETNTPSVDFIVGQTRGRNVQVPVLVNFQSSTRRLSPYFSAGALLSFRSTNYLNIGNDQEIRIKTGKHAVTVVPTVGVGAIYRMSNHLSLAVQPTFNYYLPQGTYSSYFSGRASLQTQVFYTF